From Gossypium raimondii isolate GPD5lz chromosome 11, ASM2569854v1, whole genome shotgun sequence:
CTCTGGCTATTAGAACACTTAATGAAGGTGCATGGGTTCTTTCTCTTCAGTAACACTGTTGTACCATTGCCATTACACTAAAATTTAGCACCATCCACTGCTGTTCTCATTATGTTAATACACTATATTGCTTCATATACCATCTGAGAGTGGTCATCTGGTATCCATTTTGCTAACTCGCAACACTGCCATTCTGTATTTATGTGTTGCCACTtgggaattaatttattttattaaacttattgtTTAATGTCCCCTTTTCGGGATTCTGAACATATGGAATGTGGTTTCTTCAGGTTGATTTCATGCTAGGAAGTTGGTTACACTGTGAGCTGCCAACAGGGGGAGCACTGGACATAACAAGCCTTTCAGCTTATCTGAATGCTTCCACAGATGCACCGAATTTCCTGATTGAGCTCATACAGAATAGCCCAACGTCACTTGTTCTCATTCTGGATTTGCCACCTCGAAAGGACCCAGTCTTATATCCCGAATACCTTCAAACTTTTTATGAGAACACCCGGCTTGAATCACTTAGGCAAACGCTTGAGAAACTCCCAGAAGTTCGACCGTACTACTCCTCAGCACTTTACATTCGATGTCTCACCTCTCCCACATCGATCATGATCCGAATCAACACGGAGGGGACTGAGGGAGACGGACCAGGACGCATGGAGGAGATTATAAAGGATCACATAGTTCCTGTGGCGAAAGAAGCATTGGGGATATGGTTGGATCAATGTGCTTGTGGAAACAGAAATGTGGATGAGGCGGAAAAGGCATATTTGGAGAAGAGGGATGGATTGGTTAGGAACAAGACAATTGAGATTGATATAGGCTCAAGCTTCCCAAGATTGTTTGGACCCGATGTAGCAAATCGTATATTAGAGGTGATAAGGGAAGCATTTAGTGGATGACTGCTAAACAATTGTATGCTCATTGTTGTACCTCAGTATATATGAAACATGGAATTTTCTTactcttttctctctttcatggaattttcttttcaaaatgagCCCGAAATTATCAGCCCAATGGCCTATAATTAGATTAGGCAAGTCAATTTTACAACGGGCCTATCATGACTCATTTACTTGCAATTTTTGATTCTGGCGATAAAGATCAAACAACTGCCTATATATTTATGGCTTCGGCTTCCAATCTTAAAAAgttaaaccaaaacaaaattcctatatttgttcaaaattcaatattcaaatcAAGTATCTGAGTTAGCCATGGTATGTTCTTCGTATTAATCGTTCAGATCAGTTTGctttaattgataataatcATCTATTAAAAATACTTGTTGAAGATTgggttttttatatatatttttccgatTCTTCTTGCGTGTTTGCTTTCATTTACTGTCTACTATTGGTAGATTTAATTTGggattaattttgaaattcggggtttttataataaaaccattaagttaatttaacttttgtttatttatggTTTACTGAGATTGCATATATGAGTGGAATAGTGTTTTGAATCTTTTAGAGAACTTGAACTGTGCTCATTATGTGTTTTAATGGATGTTTTGATTACACCATTAGGCTTATGGAAGGGCATCGCAGAAAGGCAAGCCTAAGGGACGTCACCGGGGATTAAGCCAACAAAAGAGGCAAGAGATTAAGGAAGCATTTGAATTATTTGACACTGATGGCTCAGGTATGGGAATGGCTTGTTATTATGGGGTTTATTTATCCACGATACATGTGCTCGGCATTATGCTAAGTTATAGTTCAAATTTGCTTACAGGTACCATTGATGCTAAAGAGCTGAATGTGGCCATGAGGTATGAACATTTTTGTCTCTGCTGTTTCGCATTTGTGAATGAAAATATCGACGATCGGAACTAAAAGTATTTAGCATTGCAGGGCTCTTGGTTTCGAGATGACAGAAGAGGTAATTGTTGAGATGTTTGCCATTATCCTTTAATAGATAGATAGCATATGAAGTTGATATATTCTTCAAATCCTTCTGTGCTGTATCGCAACAGGAAATCAAACAAATGATCGCGGATGTGGACAGGGATGGCAGTGGTGCTATTGATTTTGATGAGTTTGTGCACATGATGACTGCCAAGATTGGGGAGAGGGACACTAACGAAGAGCTTATGAAAGCATTCCAAATCATCGATCAAGATAACAATGTAAGTACCTGTGTTTTCTGTATATTTGGAATTGATGGGGGTGTAAGCTGTTCATGTTTTGATTCTTCCTTTATTTGGATCCAGGGAAAGATTTCTGTCCAAGACATTAATCGCATTTCAAAGGACCTTGGTGAACTCTTATCCCAGAAAGAGATTCAAGACATGATCGAGGAAGCCGACCGAGATTGTAAGCTCTTCTTGAATCTTTATATAGTATAATATGATGTTGGTGCAGCCATAGGCTTCATATGCCATTGCGTTCTTCACTTAATTTGTTGAACACTTTGCTATCTAAATCCAAGcaaaaacattattaattagTGCCAATTCTGGATGCAGGTGATGGTGAGGTAAACATAGATGAGTTCATGAGGGTGATGAAGAGAACAACATTTGGCTACTAGAAGTTACATTTAATGCTCAAGCGAGGGTTGATTGAAGTCATGCTATAGCAGtagattttgtaaataaaaaagaaaaccatgTTTTGGATGTTCTAAATActgaatttaatatttcatcataTTAAATACCATGCTGTTTTTTATGAAgcattttttgttttctaacacacaaatatagaaatatcacttaatttttttttctagaaatcaAACCTCCAATTTAACGATATGATTTGAAttcgtaaaatttttaaaaaattaattatatatgtctaaGTTTTTACCACTTATTGTACGAATGATAAGAAATGATACtcaaatttattacaaaaacTAACTTGTCCCCCTAGCGGGGGATCTCATACAAGCACACATCATATGAATTATGGTGAGCAAGTTTAACTTGTCTATTTGCATCTTGATTTCCTTCCCTAGAGATGTGGCAAATATACCAGTGGCTAAAGTACTCTAGCAGTTGGTAAATTCTTCGAACCAATACAGAATTAGAATCTGCCAGCGTCTTCTCCTGAATAGTTTGTATCCCTCAAAATTATTAGATAAGATTAAAACTCTATCATAACCTTAATCAAATAAGAGAATCAATCTATTCAAAATGACTCGCATCTCAACAAAGCAAATACCCAAATATCTATTGTAGCCCAAAATCCAGTAGCCActtgtgaaaaattttcaaatacattCTCGTAACCTAAACCGAAGACATTGACTTTATTTTGAACGTTgattaatgaatatattttatctcCATCCATAATCAAGCCCAAGATTTTCTTATAAATGGGTTCTATGAATCCTTAAACAAAAGCAAAGTTTTTCCCCACTTTTTACTTTTATCCATAATACTACTGAGATTTTGCTTAAATAGCTTACAACTCACCCCAGTATTGGTTCTATTCTTACGGTTGATGGTTGGTATATACAATGAtcataattcaaccattttTACACCTAAAAACAAAACCTGACAAATAATCTCAAAGGCTTGTCCGAATTCGGAACTCCAGATGATGAACAATTATTAATGGCGGGAAACCTATTGACCACCACCATGGTTTTAAAACTTCCATGTGGTTCCTTTTCAAGTTTCATGCATCTCTTAAAGCACTGTCAAAGCATCCAAGACTTAAAGCCGCTTAAATCTCTTCTCATCGTACAAGGTCTCATAAGAAACAACTTACTGCTAGGACATTTTCTTAAATCTTGCTTTTATCTGGGTGCTCCAAATTTGGCTCTCTCCACcttttacaaaattcaaaacccaaatttattcTGCCAAAACTTAATGCTGAAAGGTCTTTCTAGTTATGGTCTATATGGAGATCTTTTGTCTGTTTATACAAAATGCCGGGTCTTGAATTGCCCATCTGATGATTTTACATTTCCTTTCGTGATTAAGGCTTGTTCAGCTTTAGGTGCTTCTGGGATTGGACAGCAGATTCATTGCGTTGTTTTGAGAAAAGGGTATGAAAGAAATGTTGTTATTATGacttcttttattgatttttatgcgAGAAATGTCGATATAGGGATTGCGCGGAAACTGTTTGATAGAATTTCTGACCCTGACTTGGTTTCATGGAATGCTTTGCTTTCTGGTTACTGTTTTAATGGACTTGATAAAGAAGCATTGGGGGTTTTCGGGGAAATTCAGGGAATGAACATAAAGCCTAATGTCAGTACTTTGGCAAGTATAATCCCTGCATGTACGCGGTTggggtatttttattttggtaaatctCTGCATGGTTTGGCTGTTAAATGTGGATACTTCTTCAACGATTTTTTGGTTCCTGCTTTTATTTCAATGTATAAAAGTGAAGTGGATTTATCTAGTGCTAGGAAACTGTTTTACTTTGCTGTGGAAAGGAATGTTTCTGTTTGGAATGCTCTGATCAATAGTTATACGCAGAATGAGAGGTTTTTCGAAGGTTTTGAGATGTTTCGGGAAATGCTTCGAAATGATGTGCAGCCTAACTCAGTGACGTTTGTGTCTACTGTTCCCTTCTGTGAGAACTATTTTGATATTAGCTATGGCGGATCTCTCCATTGTTGTGTTATTAAACATGGATTTGGAAGTCAGGTTTCTGTATTGACAGCTCTCATGTCAACGTATGCTAAGCTTGGGGAAATAAGTTCATCTGAAATGTTGTTTGATCAGATACCAAACAAAACACAGCTGTCATGGAATGTGCTGATTTCTGGTTATGTAAATAATGGACTACCGGATGAAAGTTTGGTTGCATTTCGCAAAATGCAATTGGAAGGGTTCAGTCCTGATGCAATTTCAATTGTTAGCATCCTTTCTGCCTGCTCGAATCTAGGTGACATTTTACTTGGTCAGTCGATACATGCATTTGTAGTTAGAAGAagttttgaaacaaatattaatgtttcaaatgcAGTCCTGGCGTTTTACTCTGACTGTCCTTTACTCTCCACTTGTTTTAGGCTATTTAAAAGAATGGCAACTAAAAATACAGTATCATGGAATACTTTGATATCTGGGTATGTACACAGTGGACAAAAGGATAAGGCAAATGTGATTCTTCACCAGATGCAGAAAGAGGGAGGGAAGTTGGATTCTGTGACTTTGCTAAGTATCCTTTCTTCTTACAGTGAGAGTGAAAATTTCAGGAAAGGAACAATCCTTCATGGTTATGCAATCAAAACTGGGTGGGACTCTGATGTTTCATTGACAAATGCACTAATTAGTATGTATTGTAACTGTGAAGAGCTTGATGCTGGATCACTATTGTTTGATGCCATGCCTGAAAGAAGTGTAGTTTCTTGGAATTCATTAATGACTGGCTTCCGGCATTACAACTTATCAAATGATGTTCTAGTCTTGTTTGCTCAAATGGTGAAGGAGAACCAAAGACCAAATCAAGTAAGTATACTAAATTTATTGCCCATGTGCAGCATGTTGTCACAGGGTAAGTCCATCCATGCGTTTGCACTCAGAACAGGGATGATAGAGGAAACAACTGTTCTTACATCTCTTATCTTCATGTATGCTAgatttggtaaaataaaattgagccTCCTAGTTTTTCAGACGGGGAAAAGATGTGATATTTCTTTGTGGAATGCTATCATGTCTGTGCATGTTGATACCAAAAATGCCAAACAAGCAGTTGCTGTTTTTTGTGAAATGCTCCAGATAAGTTTGGAACCTGACAATATAACAGTTTTAAGTTTAATCTCCTCATGTGTTCTACTAAACAGCCTGAATCTAGCGGATTCTGTGATGGCCTATATCATATGCAAGGGCTTTGACAAAGATGTGGTAGTTAGTAATGCCCTCATAGACCTATATGCAAGGTGTGGAAGCATTGTTGTCGCGAGATTGCTATTTGACTACTTGTTTGAAAAAGATGCCGTCTCTTGGAGTGTGATGATTAATGGATACAGATTGCATGGAGATGCTGAAGGTGCCCTCAAGCTTTTCTCGAGGATGCGACTTTCAGGGGTGAGCCATGATGCCATTACTTATTTAAGTCTTTTATCGGTTTGTAGCCATGCTGGTTTAGTTGAGGAAGGCCAGAGGGTATTCAACTGTATGGTTGAAGATGGGTTATCTCCAAGAACAGAGCATTATGCTTGTATGGTTGACCTTCTTGCGCGAGCTGGTCATTTGCATGAAGCTTATAATATAGTCAATAGACAGCCATTCAAACCTTCTCTAGGCATGCTTGAATCCCTGTTAGGTGCTTGTAAAATGTACGGGAACATTGAAATTGGACAGAGAATTTTTCAGATGCTCTTCGAAATGTATCCACAAAACTCAGAATCTTATGTGATGCTTCACAATATATACGCAGCAGCTGGAAAGTGGGAAGACGCCAACACAGTCAGGTCTATTATGGAAGGAAGACTGCTAAGAAAACTCCCTGGTTTTAGTCTAGTTGGAGATAACTTCACATATTAGCAGTCCTCTAAAATGTGCTAACGGGGAATGAATGTCAAGGCAAGTAGACAGCTCCATGTGACCATGTTCGAAGAGACCCACTGAGCTCCATGTTAACTAATGGTAGCCAATAAAGCAGTTATCTGAAGCATATATGCTAACAGTAAATGAATGTCAATCCAAGCCATGAAGGAGGTGATCTCGATTTTCCACTGTGTGCAATGTGAACCACTGCTAGCTAAGGACCTGGTCGAATAACACTGTTATCCGTTGTTTAGAAGATAACAAACCTACTCGGATGGGAGTTATTCAATGCAAATTGCCGCATTAGAGAACTAAGAACTAGCTGGTGAGGTATCGACCAACATCCTCATATACTTTGGGGAACcagcttttgttttctttctgaAACTAGAAATCAAAACGATCCATAAGGTGAAATGGCGACAGGAAGTTATTAAAAGAAGTAATAAATGATGCAGCCTGGAGAAAAATAAAGCAAATCGTTACTTACAGTTGCAGACACCGGTAAGCGACTGGTGGAGAACAAAACATGAAGATTCCTATATGCTTTGTGGAGCCGGTGGTACTTTACTGTTATATGCTGCCAGACCAAATGGTCTAGCTACGTCAAATGGTACCTGAGTTGTGAACTAGACTCTTATATGCGTAGAGGAAAGACCCTCGAATTTGGGGAGGCACACCTTAGAGTCGAGGCTTGAGAGCTCTATTtaaaggggggggggggatttGAAGGGCTTGGGAGTGTCACGCGTTGTGAGCATTGAGGGTGAGGGTGAATTGAGGGGTTTGGTGAGAGCTCTATTTTGGTAAAAACAGAAGAGCTTGTGAGCATTTTGCGAGTGGACTGAGGCTGAAGGGAAAACATTCataaaatctttcaaaaattatatttcagaTGTGACTAAGGATCATTAGGGAccatttgtttgttttaaagaTAGCTTCCTCCAAAAGATGCTTCTAATACTTTCATCTTAACCTTGACTTTAATTgctttggaaaagaaaaagaatcatgACTACTTCATCAGCTAGAAATCAAGATCAAAAAGCTATGTTGTCTAGCTAGCAAATCTCAAACAAATTAAGACGATGGGAgcaaaaatcaaacaattaattcatcTGAGGGCTCGGTTTCATTCATATTCTAGTCAGATGTAATGCTTTTGATTCACAAATGGAGCTTTAGTatcaatattaaataagtttttcaTTCCTAGGCCCTGATCTTATTTCAAACTTGGAACTATGATTAGAAGCTTTAAAATAAAAGGCAAATCGTCCCTCCATTGATTAACAACTAGTCCGATCAGCATATCATATCCCAACATGTAAGAAgggaaaatatcaaaattatgatTGAATTAACCCCTAAAAGGTAATCAAACAAAACAACAATAACGGGGTGGGGGATCAGTTAGGCCATTGCTTGGAATCAGCATGTGGCAGGGTCCCCAACAGCAACAGCTTTGGAAATCGAGAAATCCTTGTTCATTTCCAATTGGATATCATCAGTCTAAGTAAGAAATATCTTCCCAAAGTGGAGCAGAGCCCATTTTGAGGGAGTTCCCACTTCCCAATCAATGAAACCATAGCCTTCTTAGCCATGCCTAATAGAATGAAGTACTCTTACcatcttaaaatatattaataagaGTTTTTGAAGACCCCTTTTCTTTGTCCCTATGTGAAGGGGCCATTACGCTCCGTTGGCAGACCTGAACAAGGATATCGTGACCATCTACACCACCCTCTTCTCTTTTTCCCATCAAGGGAAAGATAGAAGGAAACGGTAATTGCCTGGCTGTTCTGCCAATTTTGCTTGGGGTCCCTATACcctattactttatttttaggCGCCTACGGACCACGATACCAAGAATGATTAACATCATATATATGATAAGGAgcataaatgaatgaatgattaatTTCTTGGCTGATATAACCGAATAGGTTAATGCGGTTGATCGAGTACTCATTACCACGTTGACAAGCACATATGCATTGTTGTTCTGAAAGTATTAACAGCTAACAAGTAATAGTGATAAAATTCAGTATTTCACACCCAAATTAAGCTTGAAGATTTGGCATGATATGATGAGTAGGAAGGGAAAGGAAGTAGTGCACGTGCTCAGGGAGAGGAGGTATTACAAAAGAACCAAAGGGAAAAGAGGGTCCATGGAGAGAGACAAAACAGTGGATGTCTCGGAGATTTATAGAGGGTTTGTTTGAACCTTGATGATGTGTTGACAGCTTTCCATGTTTGGCATTTGGAAGGACTGCCAGCATTTTGTTTACAAAACAAAAAGTGCTTTTTGAGGTATACCGACACGCCCTTTTCAAAGAAAAGGACGAACCACCCGCATGGCCTCCTCCTTTCCCCCTTATCTCCTTCCATACCTCCATACCCACACTCCTCCATTTCTCATCCCCTCTTTCTCTATCTTCCCCTCACTCTCTTCTCAGTCTTCTAAAAACAAAGTTTGCTTCTAGTGGTATATGCACTAGATTATACTACTAGAAAAGAGAGGAAGCTTGTATTGATTGACCCTTTCTCTCTTGGTCCTTTTTTTTACTCCAAGACTCggtcttttctcttttcttgcaTGTTTTTGAGAAGAAACATATACTCTCCAGGTTTTATTCTGACTAAAAGTAATGAGTGATAAGGGAATTGCAGCTTATTACAGTTCTACTGCTCCTTTGTTACTCAATGAAGGTAT
This genomic window contains:
- the LOC105803911 gene encoding pentatricopeptide repeat-containing protein At3g16610, with translation MAGNLLTTTMVLKLPCGSFSSFMHLLKHCQSIQDLKPLKSLLIVQGLIRNNLLLGHFLKSCFYLGAPNLALSTFYKIQNPNLFCQNLMLKGLSSYGLYGDLLSVYTKCRVLNCPSDDFTFPFVIKACSALGASGIGQQIHCVVLRKGYERNVVIMTSFIDFYARNVDIGIARKLFDRISDPDLVSWNALLSGYCFNGLDKEALGVFGEIQGMNIKPNVSTLASIIPACTRLGYFYFGKSLHGLAVKCGYFFNDFLVPAFISMYKSEVDLSSARKLFYFAVERNVSVWNALINSYTQNERFFEGFEMFREMLRNDVQPNSVTFVSTVPFCENYFDISYGGSLHCCVIKHGFGSQVSVLTALMSTYAKLGEISSSEMLFDQIPNKTQLSWNVLISGYVNNGLPDESLVAFRKMQLEGFSPDAISIVSILSACSNLGDILLGQSIHAFVVRRSFETNINVSNAVLAFYSDCPLLSTCFRLFKRMATKNTVSWNTLISGYVHSGQKDKANVILHQMQKEGGKLDSVTLLSILSSYSESENFRKGTILHGYAIKTGWDSDVSLTNALISMYCNCEELDAGSLLFDAMPERSVVSWNSLMTGFRHYNLSNDVLVLFAQMVKENQRPNQVSILNLLPMCSMLSQGKSIHAFALRTGMIEETTVLTSLIFMYARFGKIKLSLLVFQTGKRCDISLWNAIMSVHVDTKNAKQAVAVFCEMLQISLEPDNITVLSLISSCVLLNSLNLADSVMAYIICKGFDKDVVVSNALIDLYARCGSIVVARLLFDYLFEKDAVSWSVMINGYRLHGDAEGALKLFSRMRLSGVSHDAITYLSLLSVCSHAGLVEEGQRVFNCMVEDGLSPRTEHYACMVDLLARAGHLHEAYNIVNRQPFKPSLGMLESLLGACKMYGNIEIGQRIFQMLFEMYPQNSESYVMLHNIYAAAGKWEDANTVRSIMEGRLLRKLPGFSLVGDNFTY
- the LOC105803912 gene encoding caltractin — protein: MAYGRASQKGKPKGRHRGLSQQKRQEIKEAFELFDTDGSGTIDAKELNVAMRALGFEMTEEEIKQMIADVDRDGSGAIDFDEFVHMMTAKIGERDTNEELMKAFQIIDQDNNGKISVQDINRISKDLGELLSQKEIQDMIEEADRDCDGEVNIDEFMRVMKRTTFGY
- the LOC128034948 gene encoding red chlorophyll catabolite reductase, with the protein product MAVVFPHFPRPSLSPSPSPSSSSFSQPSPRPQFFASSASPMDNSPKKFMDFPFVTAPRRNLMIDLVSTIENRLHSQLKPCTLPSDLQHYYNPSKTSHGSLYIRSGHTSSQVDFMLGSWLHCELPTGGALDITSLSAYLNASTDAPNFLIELIQNSPTSLVLILDLPPRKDPVLYPEYLQTFYENTRLESLRQTLEKLPEVRPYYSSALYIRCLTSPTSIMIRINTEGTEGDGPGRMEEIIKDHIVPVAKEALGIWLDQCACGNRNVDEAEKAYLEKRDGLVRNKTIEIDIGSSFPRLFGPDVANRILEVIREAFSG